From a region of the Halobacteriovorax sp. HLS genome:
- a CDS encoding OsmC domain/YcaO domain-containing protein, which yields MQINVKFLDNLRLEANFDDFSIITDQPIRYKGDGTAPSPFDYFLASSALCAAYFVKVYCIARGIPTEDIKLSQDNIINPENRYDQTFHIKVELPESISEKDREGILRSIDRCTVKKTIQASPKFDIETLNTLGVDDTLIYETSSKDGEQTMILGKDCSLEQTIETMTKLLSDLGIKIEIASWRNQVPNVWSVHIRDADSPMCFTNGKGASKDSALCSALGEYLERISTNYFYNDFYLGEELSNAEFVHYPSEKWFPTPSDDSIPAGLMDEYLLECYDNDGELKAHHLIDTNSGNKERGICALPYYRQSDNEAVFIPVNLIGNLFVSNGMSAGNTIYEARVQCLSEIFERAVKNEIISNEITLPTVDQKTLEKYPSILEGIKKLEEVGYPVVVKDASLGGKFPVMCVTLMNPKNGGVFASFGAHPKFEVALERSLTELLQGRSFEGLNDVPAPTFNEFAVKEHNNIVDHFIDSTGVVSWKFFSEESDFDFVHWDFSGTTAQEYEYLMNILKEMGKEVYIADYEELGSKACRILVPNYSEIYQVEDLVWDNHNVSLEFREEILKVHSLSDKVLSKLVWKLENSEIDNYTRISEIIGIAFDENTVWGQLDIGELKCLCLLALKRFEEAKEYVEMFLTFNDNSSERKKYYQALNIVLDIEIGPELDMNNYLPSLTRMYGEDLVSTVLKTISGEVKFYGLSKTDMNLTGLDKHLKLIESYKKLQIARKKYSLNN from the coding sequence ATGCAAATTAACGTAAAATTCTTAGACAACCTTAGGCTTGAAGCTAACTTCGATGACTTTAGCATCATAACTGATCAACCAATTCGATACAAAGGCGATGGGACAGCACCAAGTCCATTTGACTACTTCCTAGCTTCTTCTGCTCTTTGTGCAGCATACTTTGTAAAAGTCTATTGTATCGCTAGAGGGATACCAACAGAAGATATAAAGCTAAGCCAAGACAATATAATAAATCCTGAAAATAGATACGATCAAACTTTTCACATAAAAGTTGAGCTTCCTGAAAGTATTTCAGAAAAGGATCGTGAAGGAATTCTTCGCTCAATAGATAGATGCACAGTTAAGAAAACAATACAAGCATCTCCAAAGTTTGACATCGAAACATTAAATACTTTAGGGGTTGATGATACATTAATCTATGAAACTTCTTCAAAAGATGGTGAACAAACAATGATTCTGGGGAAAGACTGCTCCCTAGAACAAACAATTGAGACGATGACAAAACTTCTATCTGATCTTGGGATCAAAATAGAGATTGCTTCATGGAGAAATCAAGTTCCTAATGTGTGGTCTGTTCACATAAGAGATGCTGACTCTCCAATGTGCTTTACTAACGGTAAAGGTGCATCTAAAGATTCTGCCCTTTGCTCTGCTCTTGGAGAATACCTTGAGAGAATAAGTACAAATTATTTTTATAATGATTTCTATCTTGGTGAAGAATTAAGTAACGCAGAGTTTGTACACTACCCTAGTGAAAAATGGTTTCCGACTCCAAGTGATGACTCTATTCCGGCCGGACTAATGGATGAGTATCTACTTGAATGTTATGACAATGATGGAGAACTGAAGGCACATCACCTCATCGATACCAATTCTGGAAATAAAGAACGAGGTATTTGCGCCCTGCCATACTACAGACAGTCAGATAATGAAGCTGTCTTTATACCAGTCAATCTAATAGGAAATCTTTTCGTAAGTAATGGTATGAGTGCAGGTAATACAATCTATGAAGCTCGAGTACAATGCCTTTCCGAAATATTTGAAAGAGCTGTAAAGAATGAGATTATTTCAAATGAAATAACTCTACCTACAGTAGATCAAAAAACTTTAGAAAAATACCCATCGATCCTAGAAGGAATAAAGAAACTTGAAGAGGTTGGCTATCCAGTCGTAGTTAAAGATGCCTCTCTTGGTGGAAAGTTTCCAGTAATGTGTGTAACCCTCATGAATCCTAAAAATGGAGGAGTTTTTGCTTCCTTTGGCGCCCATCCAAAGTTTGAAGTAGCACTAGAGAGAAGCCTTACTGAGCTTTTACAAGGAAGAAGTTTTGAAGGCCTAAACGACGTCCCAGCACCGACTTTTAATGAATTTGCTGTCAAAGAACATAATAATATTGTTGATCACTTCATCGACTCTACAGGTGTAGTTTCTTGGAAGTTTTTTAGCGAAGAGAGTGATTTTGATTTTGTTCATTGGGACTTTTCTGGAACAACGGCCCAAGAATATGAATATTTAATGAATATCTTAAAAGAAATGGGTAAAGAAGTTTATATTGCTGACTATGAGGAGCTTGGCTCAAAGGCCTGTAGAATTCTAGTTCCTAACTACTCAGAGATCTACCAAGTCGAAGACCTAGTTTGGGACAACCATAACGTATCTCTAGAGTTTAGGGAAGAGATTCTAAAAGTTCACTCTCTGAGTGATAAGGTTCTTTCTAAATTAGTGTGGAAGCTTGAGAATAGCGAAATAGACAACTATACAAGAATATCTGAGATCATAGGTATCGCGTTTGACGAAAATACAGTTTGGGGACAATTAGATATTGGAGAACTAAAGTGCCTATGTCTTCTAGCTTTAAAGAGGTTTGAAGAAGCTAAAGAATATGTTGAAATGTTCTTAACTTTTAATGATAACTCATCTGAGAGAAAGAAGTATTACCAAGCTTTAAATATTGTACTTGATATCGAAATTGGGCCTGAACTAGACATGAACAATTACCTCCCTTCGCTTACAAGAATGTATGGTGAAGACTTAGTTAGTACTGTCTTAAAAACCATTTCAGGAGAAGTTAAATTCTACGGTCTTTCAAAAACAGATATGAACTTAACAGGGCTTGATAAGCATTTAAAACTAATTGAAAGTTATAAGAAGCTGCAGATTGCTAGAAAGAAGTACTCTTTAAATAACTAA
- a CDS encoding zinc ribbon domain-containing protein YjdM, producing the protein MSDDNKPCPKCNSQYGYTDGQLWICPECFHEWSLSVETEEEVLEKFLDSNGNKLQDGDSVTVIRDLKAGKSTIKSGTKVKNIRLLDEPVNDHDISCKIDGHGSMYLKCSVVKKA; encoded by the coding sequence ATGTCTGATGATAATAAGCCCTGCCCAAAATGTAACTCTCAATACGGATATACTGACGGTCAATTATGGATTTGCCCAGAGTGCTTTCACGAGTGGAGCCTTAGTGTTGAGACAGAAGAAGAAGTGCTCGAAAAGTTCTTGGATTCAAATGGAAACAAATTACAAGATGGGGATAGCGTCACAGTTATCAGAGACCTCAAAGCTGGTAAGAGTACTATTAAATCTGGAACAAAAGTTAAAAATATTAGATTACTAGATGAGCCAGTTAACGACCATGATATTTCTTGTAAAATTGACGGTCACGGTTCAATGTATCTTAAGTGTTCAGTTGTAAAAAAAGCGTAG
- a CDS encoding arsenate reductase ArsC yields MKKNILFLCTGNSCRSQMAEGWGKFLKSEKFNFFSAGTKKHGLNPYAIKVMNEVGVDISTHESNTPDELGDNKMDIVFTVCSDAHESCPIFPGGKILHVGFDDPPRLTKQMNDEEEILAVYRRVRDEIRTFVSEIEVFTEKES; encoded by the coding sequence ATGAAAAAAAATATACTATTTCTTTGTACTGGAAATTCTTGTCGTTCACAAATGGCCGAAGGTTGGGGAAAATTCTTAAAATCTGAAAAGTTTAATTTCTTTTCAGCTGGAACAAAAAAGCATGGACTAAATCCTTATGCTATTAAAGTTATGAATGAAGTAGGAGTAGACATTTCTACGCACGAGTCAAATACTCCTGATGAACTTGGAGACAATAAAATGGATATTGTCTTTACAGTTTGTTCTGATGCTCATGAATCATGTCCAATTTTTCCAGGAGGAAAGATTCTTCATGTTGGCTTCGATGACCCTCCTAGATTAACTAAGCAAATGAATGATGAAGAAGAAATTCTCGCGGTATATCGTAGAGTACGTGATGAAATTAGGACTTTTGTTTCTGAAATAGAAGTTTTCACGGAGAAAGAATCATGA
- a CDS encoding FeoA family protein: MNSQVLVNIKVGIKVKIDEINSDEATQLKLLSLGILPGDTLEVTGRSLFGGPISMKHENGTFFALRRSHASLIKVTSI, encoded by the coding sequence ATGAACTCTCAAGTACTTGTAAATATAAAAGTAGGCATTAAGGTTAAAATAGATGAAATCAACTCTGATGAAGCTACGCAGTTGAAACTTCTATCATTAGGTATTCTTCCTGGAGACACTTTAGAAGTCACTGGGCGTAGCTTATTTGGTGGACCAATCTCAATGAAACATGAGAATGGTACTTTCTTTGCTTTAAGACGTTCTCACGCTTCGTTAATAAAAGTTACTTCGATTTAA
- a CDS encoding S66 peptidase family protein, whose product MAKLLKPKSLSIGDTIGIFTPSYPAYILNEEKFQLGIKVIQDLGFKVKLGSLTDQRANEGYRPASGKARADEFMALYRDPDVRCLIATLGGMNSNSMIPYLDFEYIRNNPKIVCGYSDVTSLHLSILHYSGLSTFYGPAIMSWFSEWPKGELETIESFLSAVSKDTVYPRDLTPFDKWSNHFRDWSDGSWKTQKRKWENNSGWKVLSTGDVTGEIVVCNLNTLISAAGTEYFPNVKNRILLIEEMAAPYSKEERSLTQLKLMGVFDEISGLIIGKPEVPNSENAPFDMNELIMEIVGKRDYPIVSEFDLSHTCPMHTLAQLSKVQLIAKGNYDVTFKILERMTLD is encoded by the coding sequence ATGGCTAAACTACTAAAACCAAAGTCTCTTTCAATTGGCGATACTATAGGAATTTTTACACCATCTTATCCGGCGTACATTCTAAATGAAGAAAAATTCCAATTAGGAATTAAAGTTATTCAAGATCTGGGCTTCAAAGTTAAACTAGGAAGTTTAACAGATCAAAGGGCGAATGAAGGTTATAGACCAGCAAGTGGTAAGGCAAGGGCCGATGAGTTTATGGCCTTATATAGAGACCCCGATGTTCGTTGCTTAATTGCGACGCTTGGTGGGATGAATTCAAATAGTATGATTCCTTACTTAGATTTTGAATATATTAGAAATAATCCTAAGATCGTTTGTGGCTATAGTGATGTGACTTCACTCCACTTAAGTATTCTTCATTATAGTGGACTAAGTACTTTCTATGGTCCTGCAATAATGAGTTGGTTTAGTGAATGGCCCAAGGGTGAGTTAGAGACTATTGAGAGTTTTTTGTCTGCTGTTTCTAAAGATACTGTTTACCCTCGTGACTTAACACCTTTTGATAAGTGGTCGAATCATTTTAGAGACTGGTCAGATGGTAGTTGGAAGACACAGAAAAGAAAATGGGAGAATAATAGTGGATGGAAAGTTCTATCGACTGGCGATGTGACAGGGGAGATTGTTGTTTGTAATCTAAATACGCTCATCTCAGCAGCAGGCACAGAGTACTTTCCTAATGTAAAGAATCGAATTCTACTAATTGAAGAGATGGCAGCGCCTTATTCCAAAGAAGAGAGAAGCTTGACACAGCTAAAGCTCATGGGAGTTTTTGATGAAATTTCTGGTCTTATTATTGGTAAGCCTGAAGTTCCAAATAGTGAAAATGCACCGTTTGATATGAATGAATTAATAATGGAGATAGTAGGTAAAAGAGACTATCCAATTGTTTCGGAGTTTGATTTGTCCCATACGTGCCCAATGCATACGCTTGCTCAACTTAGTAAAGTTCAACTTATTGCTAAGGGGAATTATGATGTTACCTTTAAGATATTGGAAAGAATGACGCTTGATTAA
- the arsB gene encoding ACR3 family arsenite efflux transporter, whose protein sequence is MSNESSNMGFFERYLSVWVALCIVVGVVLGKILGDSIGFLSEMNIASVNIPVAILVWLMIFPMMVQIDFSSILKVGKNPKGLALTIIINWVIKPFSMAFFAWIFFDKLFLAYLSPELASEYIAGAILLGAAPCTAMVFVWSYLTKGDPEYTLVQVAINDLILLFAFIPIVKFLLGVTNITIPYDTLISSVVIFVIVPLIAGFLCNKILIRTKGLNWFTNSFMPKLKPLSIFALLTTLVLLFAFQGEKIISSPFNILLIAIPLTLQTYFIFFIAWIIGKKINLPHCILSPGAMIGASNFFELAVAVAIALFGLNSGAALVTVVGVLIEVPVMLSLVKLSNKWRY, encoded by the coding sequence ATGAGTAACGAAAGTAGCAATATGGGATTCTTTGAACGTTATTTAAGTGTATGGGTTGCTCTTTGTATTGTCGTTGGGGTTGTTCTTGGGAAAATTCTTGGAGATTCAATTGGATTTTTAAGTGAGATGAATATTGCATCTGTTAATATACCGGTTGCAATACTTGTTTGGCTTATGATTTTTCCAATGATGGTCCAAATCGATTTTAGCTCGATTTTAAAAGTAGGTAAGAACCCTAAAGGCCTTGCTTTAACGATCATTATTAATTGGGTTATTAAGCCTTTTTCAATGGCCTTCTTTGCTTGGATCTTTTTTGATAAACTCTTCTTGGCCTATTTATCTCCTGAGCTTGCAAGTGAATATATTGCTGGAGCTATCTTATTAGGAGCGGCCCCTTGTACCGCGATGGTCTTTGTTTGGTCATATCTTACGAAAGGGGATCCTGAATATACTCTTGTTCAAGTCGCGATTAATGACCTAATTCTTCTTTTTGCTTTCATACCAATTGTTAAATTTCTTTTAGGTGTAACGAATATTACAATACCTTACGATACCTTAATTTCTTCAGTCGTTATATTTGTGATCGTTCCGCTAATTGCAGGATTTTTATGTAATAAGATTTTAATAAGAACTAAAGGGTTGAACTGGTTTACTAATAGCTTTATGCCGAAGTTAAAGCCTCTTTCAATTTTTGCTCTTCTCACAACTTTAGTTCTTCTCTTTGCATTTCAAGGAGAGAAAATAATTTCTTCTCCATTTAATATTCTTCTAATTGCTATACCTTTAACATTGCAAACTTACTTCATCTTCTTTATCGCATGGATCATTGGTAAGAAGATAAATCTTCCTCATTGTATTCTTTCGCCTGGAGCAATGATAGGAGCGAGCAACTTCTTTGAACTTGCAGTTGCTGTTGCTATAGCATTATTTGGACTAAATTCAGGAGCTGCTTTAGTAACTGTCGTAGGTGTTCTAATTGAAGTTCCGGTGATGTTGAGCTTAGTTAAATTATCTAATAAGTGGAGATACTAA
- a CDS encoding MerR family DNA-binding protein: MNMNEALTIGKLAVASNVNVETVRYYERTGILKQPKKQGSFRYYSQDYVLRIKFIKRSQELGFTLKETKELLDLRIKDQAKCSDILNKTEEKISEINKKIKDLKKMKRSLEGLANCCVDENQPLSDCPILDCFIS, translated from the coding sequence ATGAATATGAATGAAGCCCTAACGATTGGAAAACTTGCCGTCGCATCAAATGTAAATGTAGAAACTGTTCGCTACTATGAGAGAACAGGTATACTTAAGCAACCTAAGAAACAAGGTAGCTTTCGTTACTATTCGCAAGATTACGTGCTGAGAATAAAGTTTATTAAGCGATCTCAAGAGTTAGGATTTACTTTAAAAGAGACTAAAGAACTCTTAGATTTGAGAATTAAAGATCAGGCGAAATGCAGTGATATTCTGAATAAGACTGAAGAAAAAATCAGTGAAATAAATAAAAAAATTAAAGACTTAAAAAAAATGAAGAGATCTCTAGAAGGATTAGCTAATTGTTGTGTTGATGAAAATCAACCTTTAAGCGACTGTCCTATTCTAGATTGTTTTATCTCTTAG
- a CDS encoding ABC transporter substrate-binding protein encodes MKLLVILLIFISTNIVALDKIILSGDDHGKYSRRSYPIEILKLALEKTQNKYGPYSISYTLKMTRDRALSQLKSGHINVHEAPTRTQWEKATIPILIPLTKGLLGYRLFFIRSKDQKLFSNIQNIEDLKKYKPGLGSQWSTTRVLKAVKGFDIVEGSTYEGLFAMLNSGRFDFFIRGVNEIYGEALNIETTYPEISIENDLIVNIPMPLYLFVSKKTPRLAQRIEEGILLAIDDGSFDEVFNKYHKESILKANFSKRRFIHIGNPLHEISKKYQGTKYWLSVEQLKKYK; translated from the coding sequence ATGAAGTTATTGGTAATTTTGCTCATTTTTATTTCTACGAATATTGTCGCTTTAGATAAGATAATCTTATCGGGCGATGATCATGGCAAATATTCGAGACGAAGTTATCCGATTGAAATCCTTAAATTAGCACTGGAAAAAACTCAAAATAAGTATGGGCCGTATTCTATTAGCTACACATTGAAAATGACTAGAGATAGAGCTCTATCACAATTAAAAAGTGGTCATATTAATGTTCATGAAGCTCCGACACGAACGCAGTGGGAGAAGGCCACGATTCCTATTTTAATTCCACTGACCAAAGGTTTGTTAGGCTATAGACTTTTCTTTATTCGTAGCAAAGATCAGAAATTATTTTCTAATATACAAAATATAGAAGACCTTAAGAAGTACAAGCCCGGACTAGGTTCTCAGTGGAGTACAACAAGGGTATTAAAAGCAGTTAAAGGTTTTGATATCGTCGAAGGCTCTACATATGAAGGCCTGTTTGCAATGCTTAACTCAGGAAGGTTTGATTTCTTTATAAGAGGTGTTAATGAAATATATGGGGAAGCGCTAAATATTGAGACAACTTATCCTGAGATATCTATTGAGAATGATTTAATCGTAAATATTCCAATGCCACTTTATCTCTTTGTTTCTAAAAAAACACCACGTTTAGCACAGAGAATTGAAGAAGGAATCCTTTTGGCCATCGATGATGGTAGTTTTGATGAAGTCTTTAATAAATATCATAAAGAGAGTATTTTAAAGGCCAACTTTTCAAAGAGACGTTTTATTCATATTGGTAACCCGTTACACGAAATATCCAAAAAGTATCAGGGTACCAAATATTGGCTAAGTGTCGAACAGTTAAAAAAGTATAAATAG
- a CDS encoding ABC transporter substrate-binding protein produces MRLITFFFFFLISLHSNAVQVRMAFGEKIPPFCFPETDSGIEIEVIRAALAVKGHKLIPIYYPLSRITYAFKQKEVDATMSDLGVDLTHFNGHYAQPAVFYNNVFVSLKKNNFIIKRPEDIKNLTIISFQGAHKRYPHWISQKLDDQLYFEKNDQEVQVKLLFKERYDLALTDISIFKYYKAKLLQKKLITDKEYTIHTFSKVDPLDYRPIFNSPTLRDDFNSGLVEIKKSGLYDSIINKYLK; encoded by the coding sequence ATGCGCTTAATTACTTTCTTTTTCTTCTTTCTTATATCGCTTCATAGCAATGCAGTCCAAGTACGTATGGCATTTGGTGAGAAGATTCCACCATTTTGCTTTCCCGAAACAGATAGCGGCATCGAAATTGAAGTAATAAGAGCGGCCCTGGCTGTCAAAGGACACAAGCTCATCCCAATATACTATCCACTTTCTCGAATTACCTATGCATTCAAACAAAAAGAAGTAGATGCGACCATGTCTGATTTAGGTGTAGACCTAACTCACTTTAATGGTCACTATGCTCAACCTGCTGTATTTTATAATAATGTTTTCGTATCACTTAAAAAGAATAATTTTATTATTAAACGCCCTGAAGATATTAAGAATTTAACAATTATATCATTCCAAGGCGCGCATAAGAGATATCCGCACTGGATTTCACAAAAATTAGACGACCAACTTTACTTTGAAAAAAATGACCAAGAAGTACAAGTAAAACTTCTCTTTAAAGAACGTTACGATCTTGCCCTAACAGATATAAGTATTTTTAAATACTATAAGGCTAAATTACTTCAAAAGAAGTTAATCACTGACAAAGAATATACTATTCATACCTTTAGCAAAGTTGATCCACTAGACTATAGACCTATCTTCAACAGTCCTACTTTAAGGGATGATTTTAATTCGGGCCTAGTCGAGATAAAGAAAAGTGGTCTATATGATTCAATCATTAATAAATACTTAAAATAA
- a CDS encoding response regulator transcription factor yields the protein MSHKILVIEDDENIQLGLKKALEAESFIVEQALDGEDGVYLARTIAPDLVILDIMMPFMNGFEVISELRGEGSEIPIIVLSARVETGDKVRGLKLGADDYMEKPFALEELLARVHRKLGSSVKEDVVFGEFNYSLKTSTLRKSDSAIELSGKEIKLIEFLLKRDGQVVNREQIISAVWGSSYDGTDRTVDNFILGLRKKIGKEHLVTVRGLGYRFMTKP from the coding sequence ATGAGTCATAAAATACTAGTTATTGAAGATGATGAGAATATTCAATTAGGACTTAAAAAGGCATTAGAAGCTGAATCTTTTATTGTTGAACAGGCTCTTGACGGTGAGGATGGAGTTTATCTTGCTAGAACTATTGCACCTGATTTAGTAATTTTAGACATTATGATGCCTTTCATGAATGGTTTTGAAGTCATTTCAGAATTAAGAGGTGAAGGAAGTGAGATTCCAATAATTGTTCTTTCTGCAAGAGTTGAAACTGGGGATAAAGTCCGTGGCCTCAAATTAGGGGCGGATGACTATATGGAAAAACCTTTTGCTCTTGAAGAGTTACTTGCAAGAGTTCATCGCAAATTAGGATCTTCAGTCAAAGAAGATGTCGTATTTGGAGAGTTTAATTACAGCTTAAAAACGTCTACCTTGAGAAAGTCAGATTCAGCGATTGAACTTTCAGGAAAAGAGATAAAACTAATAGAGTTTCTTTTAAAACGAGATGGACAAGTTGTTAATAGAGAACAGATTATTTCTGCGGTTTGGGGAAGTTCTTATGATGGAACTGATCGAACAGTAGATAACTTCATATTGGGCCTTCGGAAAAAGATTGGGAAAGAGCATTTAGTAACAGTAAGGGGACTTGGCTATAGGTTCATGACAAAACCATGA
- the arsH gene encoding arsenical resistance protein ArsH → MNYLKGEKFELTFDHSTTLDHKPRVLILYGSLRDRSYSRLLAQESAKILEFMGAEVKIFNPYGLPLFDNDKSIDHPKVQELRELSLWSEAQVWSSPELHGNMSGVMKTQIDWIPLTLGAVRPTQGKTLAVMQVSGGSQSFNAVNNMRILGRWMRMITIPNQSSVAKAYQEFNEDESMKDSSFRDRVVDVMEELMRFTYLTRNHSKQLVDRYSERKA, encoded by the coding sequence GTGAATTATTTAAAAGGTGAAAAATTTGAGCTTACTTTTGATCATAGCACCACTCTAGATCATAAACCTCGAGTTTTAATCCTATATGGATCTCTTCGTGATAGGTCATATTCGCGACTGCTGGCCCAAGAGTCTGCAAAAATTCTCGAATTTATGGGCGCTGAAGTTAAGATATTTAACCCTTATGGGCTCCCACTTTTTGATAATGATAAATCAATCGATCACCCGAAAGTTCAAGAGCTTAGAGAGCTTAGTCTTTGGTCTGAAGCTCAAGTTTGGTCTTCACCAGAGTTACATGGGAATATGTCTGGTGTTATGAAAACTCAGATCGACTGGATCCCTTTAACTCTTGGAGCTGTTCGACCGACCCAAGGAAAAACCTTGGCAGTTATGCAAGTTAGTGGAGGTTCTCAAAGCTTTAATGCCGTAAATAATATGAGAATTCTTGGGCGTTGGATGAGAATGATTACAATTCCAAACCAATCTTCTGTTGCTAAGGCCTATCAAGAGTTTAATGAAGATGAGTCAATGAAGGACTCTTCTTTTAGAGATAGAGTAGTAGATGTTATGGAGGAGCTTATGAGGTTTACATACCTGACAAGAAACCATTCTAAGCAACTGGTCGATCGCTACAGTGAGAGAAAAGCATAA
- a CDS encoding HIT family protein, with protein sequence MEDCIFCKILKEEAPASFVFRGDRVSAFMDLNPINKGHVLVVPNEHHKRFSSIDNETVGEMFKTAQVILKSIESSRIPCEGANLFVSDGEVAGQEPPHTHLHIAPRFKGDGYRMGFSGTAADESPRNKLDETARLIVANLS encoded by the coding sequence TTGGAAGATTGTATATTTTGCAAAATTTTAAAAGAAGAGGCACCGGCCAGCTTTGTTTTTAGAGGAGATAGAGTCAGTGCATTTATGGACTTAAATCCTATAAATAAAGGACATGTTCTAGTAGTACCTAATGAACATCATAAAAGATTTTCTAGTATCGACAATGAAACAGTTGGTGAAATGTTTAAAACTGCGCAAGTAATTCTGAAGTCTATTGAGAGCTCTAGGATACCTTGCGAAGGTGCAAATCTCTTTGTTTCTGATGGTGAAGTTGCAGGTCAAGAACCACCACATACACACTTGCATATAGCTCCACGATTTAAAGGTGATGGATATCGTATGGGATTTTCTGGTACTGCTGCTGATGAGTCGCCAAGAAATAAGCTAGACGAAACTGCTCGTTTGATCGTTGCAAATTTGTCATGA
- a CDS encoding VOC family protein translates to MIKGIITSLMFVDSIQESRDFYCRLFNIEPFEEDKLFCSFKFANTYFNLHLADEKSPKSRGGTVVYLHVEDIDVFIDNAKLLDMKIYRGPLIVEEIGRTICQLEDPFGNIIGIEG, encoded by the coding sequence ATGATTAAAGGTATTATTACAAGTCTCATGTTTGTGGATAGTATACAAGAAAGTAGAGACTTTTATTGTCGCTTATTTAATATCGAACCATTTGAAGAAGATAAACTATTTTGTTCCTTCAAGTTCGCAAATACATACTTTAATCTTCATCTTGCTGATGAGAAATCTCCTAAGTCTAGAGGAGGTACTGTTGTATATTTGCATGTAGAGGATATCGATGTATTTATAGATAATGCCAAACTATTAGATATGAAGATTTATAGAGGACCACTTATAGTAGAAGAAATTGGTCGAACTATATGTCAACTTGAAGATCCTTTTGGTAATATTATAGGTATTGAGGGATAG